GTTGGATCAACTTCCCGTGCTGATCAAACGACAGATAGAAGTGACCGCTCGTAACTTCGCTGACTTCCGCCTCATCGTGCGTACTGGAGCGAACTTTATAGAACGGGATCCCCCGTTCAAGGTTCTCTACTTCCATCCAGCTACGCAGGAGATTGCCGACCTCCTTGTACCCGCTATTCTCGACACCGTAAGGCAGAATCTCCGGCATGCCGTCCAGCAGTTCAAGCGATACAGGCTGAGCTCCGATATTCGTTACGCTGACTTCGCGGACAAGTGCGGCAAAATCTTCACCGGGCAGCTGAAAATACGACACCGACGTGCGTAATCCGTTACCAGCATGCTCCTCCTCAATGAACAGCTCATTCTGACGGATCAACATCGTTCTCTTTGCTTTGGAATCCGGCTGAAAGGATTGGAACGGCTCATAGACTACCGGTGCCCCCGCCATCTTGATAAACGTACGGAAACCGGTTGTCGACACATTCTTATACGAGATATTTGCCGGGGAAAATTCCATGATCGGCGAGTTCTTATCCCGTATGCCGAAGCTGCAAATCCCCTGACCCCGATTCACATAAAAGGTCCACATCGGGATCCCCTTCAAGCCAGCGATCCCCGGCAGGAAGCTGGAAAACGGTTTGGCGTGATCATACTGCTCGATCACAAAGGTATCCTTCTCAAAACGATAATTTGACATGCTCAGATCCTCCTTAAATGGGTTCATACTTTGATTCAAAATTCAGCGTTCGCCACTTTTCGAAACCGGTTTCGAAAAGTGGCGAAAATGAGTCCTGCCTTTATATTTCACCTAAGTGACCGGGCGGCAGGATTCCCGGATAATCAATTGAACCGGCAGCATAACCGACTGTACTGGTGCGTCTTGTTCTTCGATCGAAGTAAGAAGGATCTCTGCCGCAACGGTGCCCAGCTGCTCCGTATCCTGGCGTATGGTCGTTAACGCAGGGGTAATATAACGGGACATTTCTATATCATCAAAACCGATGATGGACACATCTCCCGGTACATTCAAGCCATGATCCTGCACGGCACGGATAGCTCCAAGCGCAAGCAGATCTCCAGCGGCATAAACAGCTGTCGGCCGATCCTCCAGCCCCAGCAGCCTCTTCATGGCTTCATATCCGCTCTCGATGGAGAAAAAATCGCTGCCTGTTATGTACTCTTCCCTTCGTTCCAGATCAAGCTCCCGTAGGGCTTGCTCATAGCCCTGCTGACGCTGCTCGCCTGCAAACGTATTCAATCCGCCCGATATATGGGCAATGCTGCGATGTCCAAGCGAATGCAAATACCGAAGTGCCAGCATGCTCCCCCCAATATTGTCGGAGTAAACCGAATGCACATGCTCCGGTGACGAGTCCAGAATGACGCACGGTATGCCGCTATCCAGCAGCTCCTTGAAATCGGGGTCCTCGCTGCTCGACAGAATGACGACCACGCCGTCGACGCCCCGAATTTTGCAATGCTCCACATAACTGCTTCTTCGGCCGCCGACATCCTTGGAGATGAACATCAGATCATACCCTTTGGATACGGCAATTTTCTTAAAACTTTCGATGACGGCTCCAAAATAAGGGTGACGAATCCCTGCTCCTGTAGCCTCCACAAAGAGAATGCCAATGGTCCAGGATCTCTTCGTCGTAAGCGATCTGGCGTTTGCGTTAGGAAGATAGCCCATTTCCTTCGCGGTTGCCAGAATCTTGGCTCTCGTCTTCTCCCGGACATCCGGATAATTGTTGAAGACTTTCGACACCGTCGTAGGCGAATAGCCTGTTTTCTTGGCAATATCATAAATCGTTGTCAACCTTGGAATCAGCTCCTGCACCTTTGCCGGCATATTCTAATTCAAATCTATCTGATAT
This Paenibacillus sp. JZ16 DNA region includes the following protein-coding sequences:
- a CDS encoding LacI family DNA-binding transcriptional regulator, whose translation is MTTIYDIAKKTGYSPTTVSKVFNNYPDVREKTRAKILATAKEMGYLPNANARSLTTKRSWTIGILFVEATGAGIRHPYFGAVIESFKKIAVSKGYDLMFISKDVGGRRSSYVEHCKIRGVDGVVVILSSSEDPDFKELLDSGIPCVILDSSPEHVHSVYSDNIGGSMLALRYLHSLGHRSIAHISGGLNTFAGEQRQQGYEQALRELDLERREEYITGSDFFSIESGYEAMKRLLGLEDRPTAVYAAGDLLALGAIRAVQDHGLNVPGDVSIIGFDDIEMSRYITPALTTIRQDTEQLGTVAAEILLTSIEEQDAPVQSVMLPVQLIIRESCRPVT